Within the Meriones unguiculatus strain TT.TT164.6M chromosome 2, Bangor_MerUng_6.1, whole genome shotgun sequence genome, the region ATGGAATCATTTTGCTAGACTCTGCTTACTTATTTGAGGCAGTCTTACGTGGCTCAGGTGCCTTTAAATTGGATGCGTAGCCAAAAAATAACCTTacgctcctgatcctcctgcctctacctcccaagtgctaagattacagacacATTCCACCATCCATGGCTTTCTTGTTTTAGTTAagaagtctaggacagccaagtctacacaaagaaatcctgtctcaaaagaccaaaaccaaaacaaaacaaaacacaaatctgTTTACACGTATCTATGAAAGAAAGTCCTGTTCTAGACTCATCAGAATTGGAGTGAGAGTAAAACTAAAATTCAAGAGTAGAGGAAAAGAAAGCCCCCGAGGTTGACAAATAACAGCAACAGGTataatattatgaaaaaaaaaatttaacataaaaaaacaatagagaaatatctacattgtttttttttaaagtaaaaactcaaaagaatatttatttttttatttatttttatttttagttcttggttttttgaaatggggtttctctgtcctagactcgctttgtagaccaagctggcttcaaactccctgcctccagagtgctgggatcacaggtgtgcaccactgcacccggctcaaaaagaagtttttaaaagttaaaaaagagagccaggcaaggtggtgcatgcctgtattcccaacacccagggaggcagaagtcaacctaatctacaaagcgagtccaggacagccaaggctacacagagaaaccctgtctcaaaaattaaaaaaaaataaaataaaataaagtaaaaaaggtAGTAGATAGCCAGTCAGGCATGGTCTGTACGGGACAGTTCTGGGCTAGCCCGGGTTCCAGAGTAAGACTgtttcaaacacacaaacacaacaaaacaaaaaaataaaatactctgaacaaaaaataacaaagacctagtcaaattaaaataaattatatttaaaaaaacccaCATTTTTATCTTGTGCCTAAAGATAGGAAAACAATTGaagatataagaaaaaaattaaactaagtaACTTAAAACATTTACCCACTGGGGCTAGAAAGATACctcagcactggctgtcctttcagaggacccaggtctagttcccagcacccacatggtgggtcacaaccatctctaaGCCCAGTTCCAGTTGATCCGATGCCATCttttggcttctgcaggcaccaggcctGCACTTggcgcagacatacatgcaggcaaaatatttatatatataaaaattaaaaaacaacaacaacaaaaaacactagaaaacaaaaactccatTTTGGCATATTGAAAACATGGCTGGGGCTAGAGATGGTTCAATGGCCAAGAGTGCACATTGCACTTCCAAGGACtcttcagtgcccagcacccatgccagggGGCTTCCAGACACCGTAACTCCACCTCCAAGGGAGCCAAACCATAAACACTTGGcattcactcacacagacacacacacacgagataaaaacaaactttaaaaaattgttaaatTCACCAAACACTAAAAAGATTATTTGGGTCTTTGAAATGGAAATGGTCCAACAGAAAGCACACTTGtcccaggcctgatgacctgagttcagttcctgggactcacatggtagCTTCCACACAACTACCAtggcatgtacatgcacacacacaaatgaaaggaATCTTAAAACTTCAAAAGATTATCAGAATCAATAGCACAAAAGCTACAAAATAGTACTCTAAAATACAAGCCTTTTCTTATATATGGTAGTATGGTGGTATGGGATATATATTTTgcagttttattttgtgtgtgtgtgtgtgtgtgtgtgagagagagagagagagagagagagagagagagagagagatatgctAGGGATTTGACCCCAAACCTCACAAACACTAGAGTGTTCATCCAATCTCCTATGTTCCTTGtataaaatcttaaattttatgCAACATCTCACTAACATGAATCTGGtgtcctcctgcttcaggccAAGTGGTCAGGGTTACAGGTCTCTGCCACCAGGTCTAGTGTTTATCAaatgtcttaggttggaaaactGACGTCCTAATTGCCCTTGAGAAGTTCCCTTGCATACTGAGAAGCTTTTAAGGAAAGACGATTAAAACTAAGAGGAAAAGTCAAGACAGTAAACTAGAAAAGCTAAAAGACCCAAAACAATGAAGGCTATGAGACAGGCTTCTCGGCACATACTTTGGTGTGTTCGTAGGGGATGTCCAGAGAAGGGTGGTAGCACACTATTGTCCTGCCGTCGGATGTCAAAGCCAGCTCTACCTTGCtggaaagaaatgttttaaaaacagtTAGACTGGACTCAAGGCAGCATGATTACTTTTAGGTTTGggttttagctttttgagacaagatctcactctgTGCCCCACCTAGTCATTAAACTTCTATGTAGCCCACGGCGGCCTCAAACACAGGGCAATCTTCCTGCTCCACGGTGACTGCATAAACAGGCACATACCATCATACCTGGCAGAACGACTTTTGTTTTGACATAGGGGCTCTAGTGTTCTAGGCTGGTTTTAAagttactatgtagccaaggatgaccttacaCTCTTAATACTCATGACTCTGCCTCCTGTTACAGATATGCTCAGCTAGAATAATTAATTACTCTTAATGAGAAAGCTAATTAGAAATCAACCCAAGGCTGAAAGCTAGGCCTCGGAGTGCTAGAGACGGGTGAGGGCAATAAAGCCATGAAACCCCGGCAGTACAGACCACACTCACATGCCCAGTGTGCTCAGGTGCCTCGAGTCAAGTGAGCCACTGGAGCAAATGCAGCCCAAGGACATGTCTACTGCTGCAGATGACATCAGGGGACAAACCAAGTGCTTCTGGGATGACTTTTACAAAGCCATGGATGATAGCTATGCATTTGCCACACAAGTCAACCTAAGTTGGAAGCTCCATATTAAAACAGAGGGTTGATATTCTATAGGCTGgaatattttaggaagctttcTAAGACTTCAAGAACATATCAGCCCCAAAGCCTGGGTTTCAAAATGCTACTTTAAGGCAGGCAGTAGTGACACACCttttacttttattgttttaatatttatttcttttttgtttgagtgttcttatctgcatgtacacctgcattccAAAAGAAGTCAACAAATCCtagtacagatggttgtaaaccaccatgtgggtgctgggaattgaactcaggacctctgaaagagcagagaggtctcttaaccgctgaggcatttctccagcctggtgacacaccttttaatcccagcacttgggagacagaggcaggcagatctgagtttgaggccaacctggtctgcacagcaagttccaggccagccagggcttcacagagaaaaccTTCTTGGTAGGGGAAAAGAAGATACTTTTAAGTTTAAGACAGACTATTctagacaaagaagaaaacaaaggaaaaatacagaaaagcagaaaagcattacggaacttttttttttttttttactgtgtatcccaggctggcctaaactccagatcctcctgcctctgcctccttcagcaactCCTACCAGCCTGCATAACCGGCCATTATGGAACTTTTAACCTAACTGAAATGTTAACTGATGATGGTCCCCCaaagctggaattaaaggcatgggccaccactggCCAGTAACTGACTGCTGAATTCTTACAGCTGAATCTAACTGGGTCTAATCTGAAATAGGTTCTGAGCAATTCAATATTTAAGGTAAAAAGAGAGTCATGCACTAAGCACTGAAAGTTTAAAAATTGGTTGGAGatggcaagatagctcagtgggtaaaagtaataactggagttatggatccccaggacccatgcgGTAAAAAGAGATTCCTCtaacctctacatgcatgccatggtccacacatgcacacacaaatacacaaataaaaatgtacttattgccggagagatggctcagcagttaagagcactgactgctcttccagaggacccaggttcaattcccggcatccacatggtggctcaaaactatctgtaacttcaaaatctaacaccttcacacagacatacatgcaggcaaaacattaatgtatataaaataaaataaataaataaaattattttaaaaatgtatttatctaAGGTTGCTAATTTCAGGCTAAGAAACTATGTTGAATATAATTGTGTGCTGCAATAGCAAAATAGTTAAATTTAATGGAAAATTAATTAATCACAAATTGCTAAAGGGAACATGTGTGTTACTTGATTGAAAAATCTAGTACCTATAGCATAAGTGACAACTAGGACCATAGCAGAAAATGTCAGCTTAACTACCATAAGAAATAAACAGTAGTGGCTGTAAATTGTATTTCATCTGCATTGTTTCACTCTGATTTTACCACAAAATTCTAAACATAACTCCAAGAACATTTCTACCAACAAATTATAtttacttgtttgcttgtttgtttttggcacaAAGACATCTCAGTCTGTCCCCCCTGTTGGCCTGGCCTCACAGAGCctcacctgcatctgcctctccagggctgggattaaatacgtgtaccaccatgtccaaacgagcttttaaactttaaaaaaagatttatttattattttttatgcgtatgttttgcctgcatgtatatacgTGTCTCAGGTGTGTTCCCAgggccctcagaggtcagaagaggttacCAGATCCTTGAAACTGGAGCTATACATGAGTTATAAATcatcatgtgagtgctgagaaccaaacccacaTGCTTGAAAGAGCAGCACacacttttaaccactgatccatctctctaccaccaccaccctttcttgagacaaggtctcactagtagctcagatggccttgaactcactagacagttcaggttggctttgaactcaagatcctcttgccttagctttccaagtgctaggataaccaccacagctggctttagGAAGGTTTGTGTAATATAAAACAGTGACATCACTCAATCTGTTCAGACTGAAGAAAATATAACCTAGTTTAATTTCATCACTAGCTATTTAACTTAGTAATCATTAAATGTACAATTAAAAGTAGTGTCAAAAAGAAAgtatgggctggaaagatggcttgttGCTGTTGTAAAGGACCtggctcagctcccagcacccacatggctatTCACAAGGAAGTCCCTAATTCCTGCTCTGGGACATCTGaccccctcttctgacctcccccgagaacaggaacacacatggtgcacatacatacatgctggcaaaaataAGCCCcacataataaatttttaaaaaaatatatgaaacatCCTGGACATAGAGGCTTATTCATAAGCACTGGGAGGAGAAATGGGAGTCAGCTATATAGTGAAATTGAGTCTGGCTGGgctgtttttgttaatttttttatttactaaaatTTGCAATAAAACCCATATGACTTAAGAAAACATATTGCCTTTTCTGCAAATCAGCTCtgctgcaaaaaataaaaataaaaaggaacaaatcatATGCTATTCCTAGTTCTTAGAATAGTGactaaaaataaataccaaacaAATGATGCTGAATTCAACAGTGTAATTTGGAATTATCCAGTgtcaaacaaaagacagaaaaatagataGAAAACTTAACATAAAACTATAAAAGCAAATTAACCTTTGAAAAAGTTAAAGCCTGCTTCAGAAAAAGAGCAAGCCTGTTATAAAAGATGTGAACATTCACTGGAACACAATGGTAATCGTTTTAATGAAAAATGTGTAAATCCAGAGAccatataaataaaacacaattttaaaaacaaaattaaagacagAATAATCAGAAAAGCAAGCATAAAATAATTTCAGATACAGCTATGACTGCTATTTTCAACTGAATTTTTATACATACCAATTGTAGTCATCTGGAAGAGAAGAATACGTAGATTTATGACAAGCAATAGATAAAGCTCCACCTGCAAAAACCCACAGAGTAAAAGAGTTTAGTTCCCCTGAGCATAAAGGGAAATGTAGACATCAACCAATGTGTTCCTTTTGCtcgttttttgttgctgttttacaGAGAAGCGGCATGAGGAAAGGAGGTttaaagagaagggaggggggaaaCAGGAAACATaatgaagaaaggaacactccatgttttctctcatatggaaatctagatttaaatatatgtacaaatatgtgACACAGGAGCAAAAGGGAGACTAGGGAGAGGACAAGAACCTgcaaaagaaaggaggaggaatgcAGTGACTAAGTTACAAGAATTATGTGACTGACTTGACAAGGGGTCAagtccagtccaggacagccaaggctacacagagaaaccctgtcttaggggaagaaaaaaaaaaaaaaaaaaaaaaggttgattttggtttgctttttgttttgtttttcaagacaaagaaatccttttctctgtgtagccttggccatcctagacttgctttgtagaccagcctagcctcaaactcacagagattcattgctgagtgctgggattccaggtgggCACCACCACCGAGCCTgcctgttgttgttttaaataagaTGTGATAAATGAAATAATGTTCAGAGCCTTAAAATGAAGAGGAGGTAAACCCttgcagaatttttaaaattacacgtTTGTCTGTGgaattgcttctctccttctataTGTGGGCCCCAGAGATGGtcctcaggtcatcaagcttggtggGAAGTTGAGAAAGACTCCTGCGACCTCACTTCCTGTGTCCTAAGAGAAGCCCATCCCAGGCTGGTGAGACACCAGGCCTAACACGGCTTTCAGTCTTCCCAAGAGTTAATGTGGAGATTACTTATTTGCCCCCCTTTACTGAAATGGTATTTTTCCTATTACATTCCCCACTACAGTTGTGCCGTGGCCCTAGTACAGCAATGACACCCTCAGGCCCTCTTATACACAAAGGGAGATACAGAAATGTTTGATTAACTGATATGGGTGTCCGGGGCCGTCAGATTGTTCCTTATTCAGTCATCCTAAGATCCGGCGACTGACTTGACAGGAGTACCTTGGCTACAGTTTCTATGTCTGAAGGTtgactattattatttttgaaattctATGCGGAGAAGGATATTAACATTGGTGGCAAAGAAAAATCCACACTCTAAAAAGAAAGTACAAAGAGCATCAAGAAAAAGCCTTCCTTTGTGAGAAAAAATTCAAAGCTTTTATATGAGTCGACATCGGGTAgagatttttatgtatttttaaagtttatgtcaTTTGATCCCATAACTTAATTAAGGGTAAAAAAAAGGATGACAGAGAAGGTATGAATGAAGACATACAACAGAAAAGGCTTTCTTTAAAAATGGgatttggggggctggagagatggctcagaggttaagagcaccagctgctcttacaggtcttgagttcaattcccagcacccacacagtggctcacaaccatctatagtgagatctggtgtcctcttctggcgtgcaggtgtacatgcaggcagaacactatacatcataaataataaataattaactaataaataataaaaatggggTTGGCTTGCCTTGAATGACCCCAAGTTACCCATTTATTGCTTTGGTGAGGTAGGGTGTGAAATCAGCTAGTTAGCTGTGAGAAACAGGATTTTTACGTCTATTTATTTGTGAATCAACAGACTGACTATCAAGCAAGTATTAATAGACTTTCGAGAAAAACGACCCTTAGAAAGGAAGCAATTTATATGTTTAATAGCTATATCCATAAGGAAAAAACCTTCCAAAATATTAATAATGATTAGTCCTGCAAGATGGGACTAtggatttgctttttatttccaatttttgagaactacttaaaaaaaaaattaacaggtaTAAAATGTACTAAGTATAAATGATCCCTATGAAGGGGAAGTTACCCTCTGTCAGTTCACCTAAATCCTACTTGTGTTTTAGTGATAGCCAATGATTAGCTCAGATCTTTTACTCAGCATTTttgcatgtgcgtgcacacacacacacacacacagacacacacagacacacacacacacacacacatcatcttTAAAGCCCACAACAGGATCCTTCTCTGATAAAgcacagtttttttctttctctatctggTGATCTTTCCATGTTGATAACAGCTGCATGATAATCATAGTGAAGATGTAGCATAATTTATTCATTCCCTTTTTGACATTTGAATTTTGTCCTCTTTTTATGACTGCAAATAGTaggcacataaaatgaaaaagcataaaactttttaaaaatattttttaaaaagcgtCACTTACTTTGGATTGGAAATAAATGCTTCCAGACACTTCTGTTTGTCATGACCCATTTTACTGCCGCCGCCATGATTCTTATCAAGTGATTTGAAAAACGATATTGTGAAGAGAAACTACTTCTAAAATCTGTCTCTAGGCACACAGATTTTTATTCCTGCTtgagagataaaagaaaaatcaactacaaaagtaaatttaaacaCTACAATAAAATAGAGCTGGGCGCTGTGGTGTAcccttataatcctagcactcagggaggcagaggcaggaagatctctgaagttctaagccagcctggtctacaaagcaagtccaggacagccaaggctacacagagaaaccctgtctgaaaaccaaaaccaacaccaacaccaaaaaGACATGCACCATTAACCACTCCTATTGATTTGAAAACAAGGCTTTTAAACTCgattgcacacctgtaatcctagcactcagacagaggcaggtggatcaatgtgagtcaacctggtctacaaagcaagtccaggacagccaagactacccaGAGGAACCCTGTCGGGGAGTGAAGAGGGGAGGAAAATGACAACTTTGCAGTTccacacaatttaaaaacaggACAAAGAGCAATGACATCAGAATATGAGAAACCCAAAAACTATGTCTACTGTAAGGTTTCTTAAATGCAACCTTCTCATCACTCAATGCAGTTTTTCACTTGCTGAGGgctcaataaatacataaatatttaggaAGTCATTCACACATAATACACAGTGCATATGCCTCCTCAGACACTACTGAGTCTACACACTAACTCCCAAGAACCGCACATCAGACCTTATCACTTGTAGTAATATTGCTTCTGATGAAATGAAAGGCTCAACAAGACCTCTCTGCTCCACAAAAAAACTGAAGAGGAACAAATAATGTCACCACCTTAGAGGTTTAAACAAAGCGCTTTTATCACCATTTCCTCGTACTGTCCCATAACATTTAAAGCTATGTCAAGGGTATTTATTTTGAATCATGAAAATTTATAAAAGACTTGCTTCCAAAACGTCTGGAGGTGTTCACTTACAAACTGGAAAAATCTGAGGCAAGTCATTACCTAAATGACCTTCCAGTTCTTCAGTGGTAAACTTTGGGAAGCAACCACAATGTTCATGAGATGCTGTAAATAAATGGTGTCTCAATGACTCTCTGTGCCCTTCCCTGGCCCAACAGTCATGAAAGGGAATAGGACACGGGCTCTCTTTATTTGCACACTGAAGCCTGACACTATCAGAATGCTGCGACTTGCTAATCCTGAGTTCATTCAGTGTGCTATATATTTATGGCTTGCAACCCACTTTCCTTACATTCTGTGCTCTTTCGGACATTTGATTAGgaacaaaggcagagagaagtCAAATGATTTATTGTTTAAGTAGTCCACTGTTTAAGTGGTGGCGTGCAGGAGACACAAACCCACGTCCTCTGATTACAAGCCCCAAATCAAAGCATTTGTGGGGAACATTGCTTCCTCTGCTCGATGCTAGCTAGCGTACCCAGCTGAGGATCAAACTATTGCTCCAGACACTTTCGAGGGTGAGCCCAGAGGCACCGAACTCGGTTCCAGACCCCGAGGGTCTGAAGTTCGACGAACAGGAGCACACGAATTATTGAAAGACTTGGATCAGGAGGGGTCTCAGCAGCCGCAAGGTCAAGAAGGTGCAGCCTGACACCCGCCTGCACACGGCTAGCCGGCCCTCCTGCCGGATGGAGTCAGGGGACACCGGTAGCCTCGCCCAGCGGCcaaccataaaaagaaaacacctcAACACCTACGGACAAGCCTTCCAGACCTGTCCAAGGGGAGGAGAGAGCACAGGTTACCTCCACAGCTACTCACCATGGGCCCGCCATCTTGCCTCAATCCGGGTCCTAAAGACGTGTCCCAGCGCGCGCTACAGGCCCGCGAAGCACTCTGGGAGTCGTAGTCTCTACGGGAAAGGTAGCCCCGGTTGCAAAAAAAAAGGCGGGGCGAGCAGCCATGACCACCCAATATTTGTTGTGGTAGCTTGGACTCAGGGTTGTCAAAGGTGCTCAGACAACAAAATCTCTATCCTCCCGATTTTAATAGCCGgcattatttaaaataacaatagcGAAAACAATTCTATATTAATATTCAGAGAGACGCTGGACTAGTCCATAATGGATGAATTAAGTTTTCTCAGAGAAGACAATACGCCTGAGAATTCAAATGTGGGGCCCAGGATTTAGATATTTGAAATTAAGACCTAGAGAAGCTCTCTAAACCGATGGAGAGGGAGACATTCCGGGTGTGGCTTTAACTCACTTGAAGGCTAGGCAAAATACAGAAGAGGAAAGATTAATGGAGCCACTTGGAAGTTGTCTGATAAGGGTGGGAATGAATTCCATTTGGGAGTTGTTGACTTGGGGATTGATCTGAGATACCCAAATGTGGTATAAAGTGAAGAGAGATTTGTGGAGAGTAGAGGTTGCGCTGGATAGGAATATAAAGTCATGGGAATGAGGACTGGGTATGTAGCTTAGTGACAGAACATGccaaccgtaaccctaactctaaccctgagGCCCTGGACTTGAGCTTCAGCAGCACAGAAACGCAATGAATAAGCTATGGGAGAGCCGAGCGTGGCGTaggactttaattccagcactcgggcggcagaggcaggtggagctctgtgaattcaaggctagtctggtctacacagagaattctaggacagccaggggtggacagagaaaacctgtcccagaacaacaacaacaacaaactaaaagGGTACTTTGAAATTCAGAGTAATAAAATGGCAATATAGACAAAATCATAGCGTGAGGTAACTGAACTAGAAATAATGGAAAAGTCATCCAGTTTGTGATGACTTTGGGGAGTGAATACACAAGCCCTGAACTTCCTGCTGCAAAAATTTTTACAAAACAGAGAAGTGACAAGGACTGTAATCTGAGCCCATAGGAGGCTGAAGCCAGACGATTCTGTGAGCTCAGAACCAGCTTGGgctctacacagtaagttcaggctagccaggactacatggtaagaccctgaCTCCAAACTAATAATTAtatgattattatttataatagtaaaaataaaatcatatttgaataattaataatttaaataataaagtaaCTAACAACTACAAATCAAGTCATAATTGATTCAAGGAAAAGCTTAGGAGCAttcatggtggcacactcctttaactgcgacactcaggaggcagaggcaagtagactCTAAGTTtgagcctggtctatagagcaagttgcCGGGCAGCACACAGAAACCCCatcctcaaaaagcaaaaacaaaacaaacaaaaaatgaaaaactaaaagtTTTGCTATATCTAAGGATTTCTAGCTTGAAGTTGGTGTATTTGTTAGGACTTAGCAGGAAGCAGATGACATATCAAAACTGGAATGTAATCCCACAAGCTGTCCTTCAAGGAGGTATGGGTGGATTATAGAATTGCAAACGATAGTGTTTACATACTCCAGGCTTAGTTATTCTGGTGGTATGAACAGGAATGATCACCATAGACTCATGCTTGCCCGTAGCAAGGGGCACTATGATGAGgtatggcctttttggaggaagtatgtcattatgggggtgggctttgaggtctcctatgctcaagctaagccaagtgtgacacacagtctccttctgctgcctgtggatcaagatgtagaactctcggctcttccagcagcatgtctgcctgcacgctgccatgcttcctgccatgatgaaatggtccaaacct harbors:
- the Mrpl42 gene encoding large ribosomal subunit protein mL42 isoform X2, producing MAAAVKWVMTNRSVWKHLFPIQSGALSIACHKSTYSSLPDDYNCKVELALTSDGRTIVCYHPSLDIPYEHTKVSYTS
- the Mrpl42 gene encoding large ribosomal subunit protein mL42 isoform X1; protein product: MAAAVKWVMTNRSVWKHLFPIQSGALSIACHKSTYSSLPDDYNCKVELALTSDGRTIVCYHPSLDIPYEHTKPIPQPDILHNNEETHEQLIKAKLEEKSKQLKKGAMVEQLSKVFFTTKHRWYPRGQYHTRRRKPNPPKDR